In Sphingobacterium sp. PCS056, the following proteins share a genomic window:
- a CDS encoding MaoC family dehydratase: MVTINNYEDYKSYEGKLLGLSQWHKIDQKQINSFADATLDHQWIHVDKERAESEGPFKSTIAHGYLTLSLIPYLWKQIAEVKNVKMEINYGIENLKFGQAVLVDSEVQLQAKVKSVNNLRGVIKVIIEATLLIKDHAKPAYVGDVVFLYHFM; encoded by the coding sequence ATGGTTACAATAAACAATTACGAAGACTATAAATCCTATGAGGGTAAACTCTTGGGATTATCGCAATGGCATAAGATCGATCAGAAACAAATCAATAGTTTTGCTGATGCAACATTGGATCATCAATGGATCCATGTCGATAAAGAAAGGGCAGAATCTGAAGGACCTTTCAAATCGACTATCGCTCATGGATATTTGACACTTTCACTAATACCTTACCTCTGGAAACAGATTGCCGAGGTAAAAAATGTGAAGATGGAAATTAACTATGGTATCGAAAATTTAAAATTTGGTCAAGCCGTATTAGTTGATAGTGAAGTTCAGTTACAAGCAAAAGTAAAATCGGTTAACAACCTAAGAGGTGTCATCAAAGTTATTATAGAAGCAACATTATTGATCAAAGATCATGCGAAACCTGCCTATGTCGGTGATGTCGTGTTCCTTTATCATTTTATGTAA